The DNA sequence CCTTGTTCGGGGTTTCGCCGATTTCCTTGAGGATCGCGACCATTTCGGTCAGGACGCTTTCCACCGGACCAACGATTGGCACGTCGGCCTTGATGGTCTTGGAAATCGAAGCCGGGTCGATGTCGATATGGATGATCTTGGCATTCGGGCAGAACTTCGGCGCGCCGTTGATCACGCGATCGTCGAAACGCGCACCGACTGCCAGGATCACGTCGGCATGGTGCATCGCCAGGTTGGCGGTGTAGCTGCCGTGCATGCCGAGCATGCCGATGAACTGACGATCAGTGCCAGGGTAGCCACCCAGGCCCATCAGAGTATTGGTCACCGGCAGGTTGAGCATTTGCGCCAGTTCGGTCAGCGGCGCGGAGCCGTTGCCGAGGATCACGCCACCGCCGGAGTACAGCACGGGACGCTTGGCCGCCAGGAGCATTTCTGCCGCCTTGCGGATTTGCCCGGAGTGACCGCGAACGGCCGGGCTGTAGGAACGCAGTTTGGCTTTCTTCGGGAAGATGTATTCGAACTTCTCGGCCGGGTTTGTCATGTCTTTCGGGATATCGACCACGACCGGGCCCGGACGACCGGATTGCGCCAGGTAGAAGGCCTTCTTCATGACTTCCGGGATTTCCGAAGCGTGCTTGATCATGAAGCTGTGCTTCACGATCGGCCGGGAGATACCGATCATGTCGGTTTCCTGGAACGCGTCGGTGCCGACCATGGTGCTTGGCACCTGACCGGAAATGATCACCATTGGAATCGAGTCCATATAGGCAGTGGCGATACCGGTGATGGCGTTTGTGGCGCCTGGACCGGAAGTCACCAATACCACGCCGGCTTTACCGGTGGCACGGGCGTAGCCGTCAGCCATATGGGTAGCCGCTTGTTCGTGACGAACCAGGATGTGGGTCACTTCCGGTTCTTTGAACAGGGCATCGTAAACATGAAGGAGAGCACCACCCGGGTACCCGTAGATATATTTGACGCCTTCGTCACGCAAAAAGCGGACGAGCATCTCACCGCCAGATAAAAGCTCCACGTTGTTCACCTCTAAAACGCCAGAATACCGTCCACAAAAAAGCGAACGGGTCTTAATAGGTTTACTTCTCGGCAGAGCATGAGCGACGGTGGTCGCCGACTACGTCAGCACTGACTGAGCAAGTATTGGGATCGTCCCAAGTGTTGCGGGCCTTTCCCACCCAGCGCGAGGTAACGCGTTGCGGGTGTAACAGGTCGACGCGGATATGCGCCTCATGATCTGCCGAGAGGGTCTGCTTCTGGCAGTCCCTGTACAGCGGACTTTGGATTCTTCTGTTTCGCCCTCTCCAAGTCAAGCCGTCAATGTGCTTAATTGTGGGTAAGCACATGAGAACGCAAGAAAAAACCTGGAAACCGCTACTCTGTTAGCTTCAATTGCGCAGTTTTGCCAAGGAATCAGCATGCGAACGCTTCTCCTGACTCTACTAATCAGCGCCAGCCCATGGTGCATGGCTGGTCAGATCTACAAATGGGTCGATGCCCAGGGCGTCACCCATTTCGATCAACAGCCACCACAAGGGCAGTCATCCACCGCCATGGAGTCGCCCTCCTCACCCGCGCCAAAACCGGCGCCATTACCAGGCGGCGGCGCGTTGGGCGATCAGAAAGCCATTGATGACACGGTCAAGAAGCAAGTGGCCGAGCAACAGAATCAACTCAAGGCATTTTGCGAACAGGCGCGGACGAATCTCGCGCAACTGCAGAACAATCCGCGCTTGAGGGAGGAAGTAGAGGGAGAATTGCGGCGGCTGAGCGACGACCAGCGCCAGCAACGTACTGCGGAGGCACAAAAACAGATTGCGGAAAACTGCCAGTAACCACTGGCAGTTTCCGGTTCATCGCGAAGCGGTGATCAGCAGGTCGAACTCTTTGAGCAAGACCTGAAGCTGCCGATCCTTGCCCTGCAGGTTGCGCTGGGCAAATACCATCTCGGCCATTTCCTGAATGCCCGAGGCATTGGGCAATGGCAGATCCTGTTCGAGGATCATCTTCATGCGCGGCAGGAAGATCCATTGCAGCCACTGCTCGAAATCGAGGGTGTCGACCGAAAACGGCTCGACACTGCTCAAGGCTTCAACCGAAGGCTGGACGTCATCCCACCAGCCCTGGGCGCGCAGTTCACGCTCGATCAACAGCAATTGATCGGCGACTTTGGAGAAACGACTGTCCATCACAGCGAAACCTTGGCCTTCTGACGGGCCAGAGTGGCGCCGGCGGAATCACCCTGTTTCTCACGTGCCTGGGCGATCAACTCCCACAGACTGGCCTGCAAGTCCGGACGACCATTGGCCATGGTCAGTGCACGACGAGCGGTCTGTTCGGCTTGTGGCGCATCGCCTTGGGCCATGCGCACCTGCGCCAGACGGTAGAGCACTTGCGGCTCGCGCGGCGCTACACGCTGGGCGCGCTCCAGACTGGAGGACGCACCGTTGAGGTCGCCACCGGCCTGCTGCTGTTGTGCAGTGGTCAACAGTGCCAGGACCGGGCCGTCCAGTTGTTCATCGGCAGACAGACCACCACTGCTGCTGCTGGCCGAAGGAATGCCGCTCGGCGTCGAAGGCATGCTGTAGCTGCCGGCGTTGATCGGCGCCGACTCGACCGGCGAAGGGTTGTACGGCCCCGGCGTGATGCCGCCAGACGCCGGGCCCGGAACGATCGGCGAGGTGCTGATCGGTGCCGAAGCCGCTGCGCCGCCCGGCACCATCACCACCACACCGGTATCGCCTTGCGGGATCGCCTGGGTCTGTGCCTGTGCAGGACGTTTCACCGTCGTTTGACGGAAACCGCCATTGGCCGAAATGCGCTCGCTGTTGGACACAGCGGTGCCGGAGTCCACAACCGGAATCGAACCACGCTGTACGGTGGAGCAGCCGCTGAGCAAAGCCACGGCGGTCACCGCTGGAATCAACCACTTGTTCACTTGAAACCCTCTTTGCTTAATTCATCCAGCCCTTGACCCAATCCATCACCGACTCGCCCGATGCCGGGCTTTCGCCCGCGCAGGAGGCGCCGGGTGGCGGTTCGCTGCCGCGAATATACGGCATCTGCACGGCGCCCGGACAGTTGGCATCGGAGCCCTGGCCGGTACGCGAATCGACCCAGGCCTGCACCACGTTGTCCGGCTGCGGCATGTCCAGCGGCAGCGGATCGGCCTTGCGCATGAAACTGGTCCAGACCTGCAATGCACCGGTGGCCCCGGTGAACGGCGTCTTGCCGTTGTCGTCACGGCCAAGCCAGACCACCGCCAGCAGATCCTGACTGAAGCCGGCGAACCAGCTGTCGCGCGAATCGTTACTGGTACCGGTCTTGCCCGCCAGTGTCAGGGTCCTTGGCAACACGTTATAAACCGAACTGCCGGTACCTTCACGCATGACCCGCTGCATGGCGTTCTGGATCAGGTAGATCGAGGCCGGATCAAAACGCTGCTCGATCTGGAACGGATAACGCTTGAGCGGCTCGCCGTCGGCAGTCAGCACGCTGCGGATCCCGCGCATCGGCGTATTGAAGCCACCGTTGGCCAGGGTCTGGTACATGGTCGCGACTTCGATCGGGGTCATGCCGCCAGCGCCGAGCAGCATCGACGGGAACGCTGGGAACTCGCGGGTCACGCCCAGGCGGCCCAAGGTCTTGAGGACATTCGGAACGCCGACCGCCAGCCCCAGACGCGAGGTCGACAGGTTGTAGGAATGTGCCAGCCCCTGATACAGGAATACCGTACCGTGGGAGCGACGGTCGTAGTTCTGCGGTTTCCAGACCTGCCCGTCCGCACCTTTGATTGAAAGCGGGTCGTCCGACAGCCAACTGGTCAGCGTGTACTGGCTCGGTTTCTCCAGTGCCGTGAGATAAACCGCCGGCTTGATCAGCGAGCCGATCGGCCGCACGGCATCCAGTGCCCGGTTGAACCCGGCAAAACTCGCCTGACGGCTGCCGATCATGGCCTGAACTTCACCGGTTTCCGGATTGGTCACGACCATCGCCGCTTCCACATCGTCGGAACCCTTGCGACCCGACAGGCGCTTGAAGGTGTCGTTGACCGAGGCTTCGGCTTTCATCTGCAGGATCGGATCGAAACTGGTGAAGATCCGCAGGCCTTCTTCGGTCAAGTCTTCGTCGCGGTAATCTTCACGCAATTGGCGCTTGACCAGATCGATGAAGCCCGGGAAAGAACTGTCGGCCAATTTGCCGCGCGTGGTCACGCCCAGAGGCATTTTCTTCGCAGCGGCTACCTGTTCGGCGGAAGCGACACCTTGCTGCTCAAGCACGTCTAGCACCAGATTGCGTCGTTCCAGCGCCCGCTCCGGGTTGCGACGCGGGTTGTAATAAGACGGACCTTTGACCATGCCGACCAACAGCGCGACCTGATGCAGCTTCAACTCGGACAAGGGCTGGGCGAAGAAGAACTGGCTCGCCAGACCAAAACCATGCACCGCGCGCTGGCCGTCCTGCCCGACAAAGACTTCGTTGAGGTAAGCCTCAAGGATTTCCTTTTTGTCGTAATGCAGCTCCAGCAGCATCGCCATCATCGCTTCGGTGAGCTTGCGGGTCAGGCTGCGCTCATTGGTGAGGTAGAAGTTCTTGACCAGTTGCTGGGTCAGCGTACTGCCGCCCTGAGTCATCTTGCCGCCCGAGGTGTTGACCCAGACTGCGCGGGCAATCGATTTCGGAGACACGCCCCAGTGGCTGTAGAAATCCCGGTCTTCCACGGCGACCAGGGTTTCCAGCAGATACGGCGGTACCTGATCGAGCTTGATCAGAATCCGGTCTTCGAGGTTTTTCGGGTAGATACCGCCGATCATCAGCGGCTCCAGGCGTACCACGGAGAGCTTCGAACCGTTGGTCGCAGAAAGCTCGGCCACGTAATCGCCGGAAAAACGCACGCGCACCGGCTGCGGTTTCTCAAGGCCTTCGTAGAACTGGAAGCCTCGGGTATTCAGATCAACCGTGTTGCCATTGACCGCCGCTGCGCCGGGACCGTTGCTCACGGCTTCGCGGCGATAGCCCAGGGCATCGAGTTCGGTGAGGAAATCGTCCTTGCTCAGCTTCTGTCCGACGAACAGCTCGAGCGGGCGCGCGTACACCTTGGCCGGGATGGTCCAGCGCTTGCCGGAGAACTTCTCCTGCACCACCGCATCGAGGTAAACGGCGAAGCCGGCCAGCACCACAAGGCCGACCAGACTGAGTTTAAGGGCCCAGCCCAACCATGGGCGCAGGCCCCGGGAAGCTGGTTTTTTAGGGGTACGGGGGGATCGAGTACGAGTCATGGCGGCGGATTATACGCACTTTATTCATACTCAACA is a window from the Pseudomonas gozinkensis genome containing:
- a CDS encoding acetolactate synthase 3 large subunit; amino-acid sequence: MELLSGGEMLVRFLRDEGVKYIYGYPGGALLHVYDALFKEPEVTHILVRHEQAATHMADGYARATGKAGVVLVTSGPGATNAITGIATAYMDSIPMVIISGQVPSTMVGTDAFQETDMIGISRPIVKHSFMIKHASEIPEVMKKAFYLAQSGRPGPVVVDIPKDMTNPAEKFEYIFPKKAKLRSYSPAVRGHSGQIRKAAEMLLAAKRPVLYSGGGVILGNGSAPLTELAQMLNLPVTNTLMGLGGYPGTDRQFIGMLGMHGSYTANLAMHHADVILAVGARFDDRVINGAPKFCPNAKIIHIDIDPASISKTIKADVPIVGPVESVLTEMVAILKEIGETPNKEAVASWWKQVDEWRGDRGLFPYDKGDGSKIKPQTVIETLCEVTKGDAFVTSDVGQHQMFAAQYYKFNKPNRWINSGGLGTMGFGLPAAMGIALSFPDTDVACVTGEGSIQMNIQELSTCLQYGLPVKIVILNNGVLGMVRQWQDMSYGSRHSHSYMESLPDFVKLAEAYGHVGVRITESKDLKSKMEEAFALKDRLVVIDISVDTSEHVYPMQIKDGSMRDMWLSKTERT
- a CDS encoding YqcC family protein: MDSRFSKVADQLLLIERELRAQGWWDDVQPSVEALSSVEPFSVDTLDFEQWLQWIFLPRMKMILEQDLPLPNASGIQEMAEMVFAQRNLQGKDRQLQVLLKEFDLLITASR
- the mrcB gene encoding penicillin-binding protein 1B encodes the protein MTRTRSPRTPKKPASRGLRPWLGWALKLSLVGLVVLAGFAVYLDAVVQEKFSGKRWTIPAKVYARPLELFVGQKLSKDDFLTELDALGYRREAVSNGPGAAAVNGNTVDLNTRGFQFYEGLEKPQPVRVRFSGDYVAELSATNGSKLSVVRLEPLMIGGIYPKNLEDRILIKLDQVPPYLLETLVAVEDRDFYSHWGVSPKSIARAVWVNTSGGKMTQGGSTLTQQLVKNFYLTNERSLTRKLTEAMMAMLLELHYDKKEILEAYLNEVFVGQDGQRAVHGFGLASQFFFAQPLSELKLHQVALLVGMVKGPSYYNPRRNPERALERRNLVLDVLEQQGVASAEQVAAAKKMPLGVTTRGKLADSSFPGFIDLVKRQLREDYRDEDLTEEGLRIFTSFDPILQMKAEASVNDTFKRLSGRKGSDDVEAAMVVTNPETGEVQAMIGSRQASFAGFNRALDAVRPIGSLIKPAVYLTALEKPSQYTLTSWLSDDPLSIKGADGQVWKPQNYDRRSHGTVFLYQGLAHSYNLSTSRLGLAVGVPNVLKTLGRLGVTREFPAFPSMLLGAGGMTPIEVATMYQTLANGGFNTPMRGIRSVLTADGEPLKRYPFQIEQRFDPASIYLIQNAMQRVMREGTGSSVYNVLPRTLTLAGKTGTSNDSRDSWFAGFSQDLLAVVWLGRDDNGKTPFTGATGALQVWTSFMRKADPLPLDMPQPDNVVQAWVDSRTGQGSDANCPGAVQMPYIRGSEPPPGASCAGESPASGESVMDWVKGWMN
- a CDS encoding DUF4124 domain-containing protein; this translates as MRTLLLTLLISASPWCMAGQIYKWVDAQGVTHFDQQPPQGQSSTAMESPSSPAPKPAPLPGGGALGDQKAIDDTVKKQVAEQQNQLKAFCEQARTNLAQLQNNPRLREEVEGELRRLSDDQRQQRTAEAQKQIAENCQ